The following are encoded together in the Actinoplanes sp. N902-109 genome:
- a CDS encoding DUF3159 domain-containing protein: MADGESLAELLGGRRAAVDATVPPVVFVAGWLAGGRSIWVGAAAAVVAAAVVGVVRLRGGDKPRAVLIGLLGVCVAALIALRTGRAEDFFLLQIVSNAASALAWAVSIVIRWPLLGVIVGAVLGQRTRWRKDPSLLRAYRQGSWVWVLQYLVRLAVFVPLWAAHAVVALGVARGVLTWPLVAACLAGSWWVIRRSLPAGHPGLRHPVERARADHF, from the coding sequence GTGGCTGACGGTGAGTCGCTAGCTGAGCTGCTGGGTGGGCGGCGGGCGGCGGTGGATGCGACCGTGCCGCCGGTGGTTTTTGTGGCGGGGTGGCTGGCCGGTGGGCGGTCGATCTGGGTCGGCGCTGCCGCAGCGGTGGTGGCGGCGGCCGTGGTCGGGGTGGTGCGGTTGCGGGGCGGGGACAAGCCGCGGGCCGTGCTGATCGGATTGCTCGGGGTGTGCGTGGCGGCGCTGATCGCGTTGCGGACCGGGCGGGCCGAGGATTTCTTCCTGCTGCAGATCGTCAGCAATGCCGCGAGTGCGCTGGCGTGGGCCGTCAGCATCGTGATCCGGTGGCCGTTGCTGGGCGTCATCGTGGGGGCGGTGCTGGGGCAGCGCACGCGTTGGCGGAAGGATCCATCGCTGCTCCGGGCGTACCGGCAAGGCAGTTGGGTCTGGGTTCTGCAGTATCTCGTACGGCTGGCGGTCTTCGTGCCGTTGTGGGCGGCGCACGCCGTGGTCGCGCTGGGCGTGGCCCGGGGCGTGCTGACCTGGCCGCTGGTGGCCGCCTGCCTGGCGGGGAGCTGGTGGGTGATCCGGCGCAGCCTGCCGGCCGGGCATCCGGGGCTACGGCACCCGGTGGAACGAGCCCGCGCCGACCATTTCTGA
- a CDS encoding SAM-dependent methyltransferase — protein sequence MTRTPGDALPPSTSYSLEHFVNLYLAKDDPWDNATKWSDQRKYAVAMASLPRQRYRSGYEPGCAVGVLTRMLATRCDALLAVDAVPAAVEQARAAVAGLPGVRVAEAVLPADLPDATFDLIVVGDLLYYLSAEDLAATADGLVERLEPGGDLVLVHFRDREHGGNFDGFNAHGLLAGRPELEPVVHHEDDWFLLDILRHR from the coding sequence GTGACACGGACACCGGGCGATGCGTTGCCGCCTTCGACGAGCTATTCGCTGGAGCATTTCGTCAATCTCTATCTGGCGAAGGACGACCCCTGGGACAACGCGACCAAGTGGTCCGATCAGCGCAAGTATGCGGTCGCGATGGCGAGTCTGCCGCGGCAGCGCTACCGCAGCGGGTACGAGCCGGGCTGCGCGGTCGGGGTGCTGACCCGGATGCTGGCGACGCGGTGCGATGCGCTGCTGGCGGTGGATGCTGTGCCGGCCGCGGTGGAGCAGGCGCGGGCTGCGGTCGCCGGCCTGCCGGGCGTACGGGTGGCTGAGGCCGTGCTGCCCGCCGATCTGCCGGACGCGACGTTCGATCTCATCGTGGTCGGTGACCTGCTGTACTACCTGAGCGCCGAGGATCTGGCGGCGACGGCGGACGGGCTGGTCGAGCGGCTGGAGCCCGGCGGTGACCTGGTGCTGGTGCATTTCCGGGACCGCGAGCACGGCGGCAACTTCGACGGGTTCAACGCGCACGGCCTGCTGGCCGGCCGGCCGGAGCTGGAACCGGTCGTGCACCACGAGGACGACTGGTTCCTGCTCGACATCCTCCGCCACCGGTGA